The sequence AGTCGACGTTGATGTTTGTTGCGCGGCCGTATGCGAGCGTGAAGTGGCCGCCTTCTCTGTAATCACCAAGGGTAAGGAATGCGCCCTTGAATTCGCCATCATAGGTGTAGCCAGTGACGCCCATCTTGACGGGGAACTGGCCGATACCGATGAGGTTCTTGGATGGTCCGAACGGAAGGCCTGTTGTATCCTGCTTCGGTCCGAACTGGTAGGTCGTCCATAAGCGGTTCAGATGGACTTCACCTTCGCCGTAGCCATTATTCTGATAGCGGGAGCCATCAGAGTTATAGCTGTACTTGTTGACACTGTACACATCATTTCCAGAGAAACCGAGGAAGGTTTCGAGCTGTCCGTAAACGGTGCTTCTGTCATTGACAGTGGTGATCGTATTCAGGCGGACGCGGGCGCTGAGCTCATTGTCCTTTTCCGTATGGCCTTTGAAAATGTTGCCATAGCGGTCGACATCCTGAATGCGGAGTTCAGTGATGAGTTCTGTGTGTCCGGTCTTCTTTTCAAGTTCCGTGACGCGGACGCCAAGGTTGGCGAGATCGTCTCTATACGATTGAGCGAGCTTGTCGACGGTAGCCTGCTGATCAGCAGTCAGGCTGTCCTTTCTTGCGACAAGGCGCGCAATGATCTGTGCAACTTCATAACGGGAAATATTCTTTTCCCCGCGGAACGTGCCGTCCGGATATCCTTCGACGACGTTTTCAGCGGACAACTTGGAAACTGCCTGGTAAGCCCAGGAGTTTGTATCGACGTCCGTGAACGGATTGGCTGCCTGTACATGGAACGCGGCGCACGTAAATACGACGGCTGCCGCGGCTTTCAGTAGACGGTGCTTCATAAAATTCCCCTCTTTTCCAGGGGCTTCCCTCCCAGTGGAAACTCCCTTATCAATCCTTCCCAGGATTAATTTTTATACAAAATACTCACTTTGAGTGATAAAATGCTTCTGAAACTAAAACAATATACATTTTATTTTAGAAGGGTGTCAATAGCAGTTAACAGCAGGTGCTAAAACTTTGACTCATAGTCAAGGCATGAAAAAACCGCAGAAAATCGAACTTTTCTGCGGGGAAAATATACGTGAAGCATGAGATTTTATTATTATAAATAATAGTTTATAGAGACTTATAGATGAAGATATTATCTGTTTTTGAGTAATTCTGTTTGAATTAAGCGGGCACTTTTTAAAACACAGAAAGCGATGACGCAGCCGGCGCCGCAGGAAATGGAGAAGAGGGATACATAGAAGAGAGCACCCTTCGAAGAACCCATGAGAAGAGCGGCAACCGGATAGGAAACCAGCCCGCCGATAATCGAAGTCCCGACGAATTCACCAAGCACAGCGCACCAGAGCTTCTGCGTCTTGCTGTAAAGATAACCCGAAAGGAAAGCGCCGATCATAGAGCCCGGGAAAGCCAGAAGACTGCCCGTGCCAAGAATATTCCGGATCAAAGCCGTCCCGAACGCAGCCGACGTACTGAACCTTGTCCCGCAAAGCACCGCGAGGAAAATGTTAATCATATGCTGCAAAGGAAAAGCCCTTGTCACACCCAGAGGGAAAGAAAAAAGCGGAGAAAGCAGCACACCCGCCGCTACCAGGAGCGCCGAGAAAATCCACTTCCGAAGAGAATCCTGTCTATCCATAACTCCTCCTTGAAGGAAAAAATTCCTGAAATCTTGATTCATTAATAGAATAATATATTTTACCTATTATAGAATCATGCAGGAACAATTTGCAAATGAAGAACAATCAAAACAGAAAAGAAAATAGTGATTGAAAACGGGGAGCGATGAGATGCATTATAATCAACGCGAAAAGCTGTCCCCGTTAGGGGAAGGAGTATGGTAGGGATGGGGTTACATAAGGTTTCAAACAAATAAGAGCTGAGTTCTTTCTTTTATTCCTTACGAAGCTGTCCCCGTCAGGGGAAAGTGGACCGTATACCGATTGACTCTATACTAATATCAGTATAGAGTCAATTGTTTTGTACGGGCCGAAAGAGGTGAAGTTTAAGTAAAGTACTTCCTTTTGCGATGAAAGGGGTTCATTTTTATTAGTAGCGTGAGCACTCGTTTTCCCTGACAGGAAAGCACTTTCCCTTTGTCACCCGGCTTTATCATCTTCCACCAAAAAATCTCCACGATTCCTTTTCAGGACTTCGTGGAGATTTCCTTTTTATTTCCTTATGCAGTCTTTCCTTTAGACGGTGCCATGTGGGCAATGATGAGGCCTACGATGTAGCCGGCGGCGCAGAAGGTGACCCATGCGAGGCCGTAGTGTGCGAACGGAAGGTTCGACATGACGTTGTCGAGGGTGGTGATCTGGAGGCCTGCGGTGTGGATGCCGTCGTAGAGGGACGGGATCAGGGTAAAGAGGGTAACGCAGGCATAGACAGCTCTGTGGCCGTGGAAGAGTTTATCTGTGAATGTGAGGATCATGAGGGAAATCGTCAGCGGATAGAGGAACATCAGGACCGGAATAGCGGCATGGATGATGGTGGTCAGGCCGAAGAGTGCGACGCAGAAGGAAGCGACTGCGAAGACGGTTACCCAGATTTTGTAAGAGAGGACCGGAATCAGGCGGCCGAAGTATTCAGCGCATGCCGTGATGAGGCCGACGCTTGTTGTGAGGCAGGCGAGGAGGACGATGATGCCCATGACAAGACTGCCGTAAGAACCGAAGTAATGAAGTGCAACGCCTACGAGGACTTCAGCACCGTTTTCCAGGTGTCCCAGTTCAGAGACGGAGGATGCGCCGATGAAGCAGAGGAATACGTAAATGATGCTAAGGCAGAGGCCTGCGATGAGGCCGGAACGAAGGGTCATGAATGCGATTTCTTCATTCGTTGTGGCACCGTACTGGCGGACGGAATTGACGACGATGATGCCGAATACGAAAGCGGCGAGGGCGTCCATGGTGCCGTAGCCGTCAAGGAATCCCTGGGAAAGAGCTTTCATCGGATCGATGTAGTCCTTCGAAGCGGCCTGCCAGGGTCCGATTGGAGCGATGGCTGCGCAGATGAAGAGCAGGGCAAGGAATGCCAGAAGAACCGGAGTGATGACTTTGCCGATACGGTCGACCAGTTTCGACGGGGTGACGGAGAGCCACCAGGAAACGGCGAAGAAGACGAAAGCGAAGCCATAGAGTGCCATCTGACGGTTTTCTTCCGAGAAGAGCGGAGCGAAGGCGATTTCAAAAGATGTCGTAGCCGTACGGGGGATAGCGAAGGCAGGCCCGATGGTCAGGTACAGGGCGACGGTGAAGAAAATGGCGTACGGTGTGCAGATACGGGAAGCCAGTTTCTGCAGGTCGTCTCCGGAGTAACCGATTGCCGCAATGCCAAGAATCGGAAGACCCACGCCCGTGATCAGAAAGCCGATTGTAGCGGGAATCGTTTCCACACCTGAATTCTGCCCCATGAATACCGGGAAAATCAGGTTGCCGGCGCCGAAGAACAGCGCGAACAGCATCAGCCCGATGGCAATGAAGGAATTCTTAGATTTCTCCATAATAACATCTCCTTTTCCGAAGGTTTCGCCTTCTACTTCCGGTGGGTACGAAAAAGCCCTGCCGGAAAAACTCCGACAGGGCACATATGCTGTGAGGTACCACCTTGTCCAATTACTCAATTCGCTGCTAACGGGGCTTCCGCCTTTCCCTGCCTCCAAATGGAGTACGAAAAAGGAACTCACGGGTGACGCGGCTGATTCAACTTCAGCGATTTGCACCATCCATCGCCTCTCTGAGAAGATCCCCAGCCTGATTCCTATCCTTGTCTCTAATGATTTAGAGATATTCTAGCATGAGAAAATGAGAATGTCAAAGGAAATATCGTATATATTTTAGAAAAATTTTAGAAATCTGAAAGAGTATATACTTAATGGGATTCTGCTGTGGCAGGTGCCTTGTCTGCAGCTTTGTGCCAGATGAATCCGAGGACGAAGCCTGTGATGAAGAAGAGCGTCCATGCCATGTCGTATTCAGCAAGCGGCAGGGAATGCATGAACTGATCCATAGCCGGAGTCGTGAGCTTCAGCATCTTCAGTCCGTCATAGAGAGCCGGAACAAAGGTGAAAGCCGTTGCCAGCGCATAGACCTTCTGGCTTCCTCCGAAACGCTTGTCGAGGAATGTCAGGATGATCAGGGAAACAGCCAGCGGGTACAGGAAAAGCAGTACCGGGATGGCGCCCTTGATGATGGCAGAAAGGCCGAAGAGCGCGATCAGGAAAGAGAAACCTGCAAAGAGGGCAGCCCATGTCTGACGATGCAGCATCGGGAAGAGCTGATGGAAATAAGCAGCGCAGGAAGCAATCAGGCCGATCGAAGTCGTGAGGCATGCCAGGATGACGATAAGTCCCAGAAGGACTGCACCGGAAGTGCCGAAGTAGTAAGCAGAAGCGCCGGAAAGAACCGGAGCGCCCGTTTCCATATGGCCCAGAACACTGACAGAATCAGCGCCCAGAACGACCAGGGATGCATAGATGACGAACATGAAGAATGTAGAAATGAGGCCGGACTTCATAGCAGAACGAGCCACTTCCTCATTTGTCTTCACGCCGAAGAAACGAATCGATTCCACGACAATGACGCCGAAGACAAGACCAGCCAGGCAGTCCATCGTGTTGTAACCTTCAACCAGTGCATTCGTGAAAGCCTTCACCGGAGCCGAATAAGCAGCGGAAGGTTCCATCCACGGCCCCATCGGGAAGAGGATAGAAGAGCCGATCAGAATGAAGAGGAAAAGAAGCAGCATCGGCGTGATGACCTTGCCGATACGCGGAACAAGCTTGGAAGGAGTGACAGCCAGCCACCAGGACAGAAGGAAGAAAATGAAAACGAAGACATAAAGTCCGATCGTTTTCTGTGCATCCGTCAGGAATGGGGCTGCTGCAATTTCAAAAGAAACCGTAGCCGTACGGGGAATCGCAAAGAACGGTCCGATCGTCAGGTACAGAAGAGAGCTGAACAGCACACCGTACACCGGATGGACACGCGAAGCCAGCTCCCTAAGACCTGCGCCCGAATAACAAATCGCAAGCACAGCCGCAAAAGGAAGGCCGACACCCGTAATCAGGAAGCCGATCGTAGCCCAGGGCGTATTCCAGCCAGCATTCTGGCCTAAGAATACCGGGAAGATCAGATTCCCTGCGCCGAAAAACAGCGCGAAAAGCATGAGCCCGATCGAGATAAACTCGCGGGAAGATTCCTGTGATGATTTTTTCATAAGCGATACCCCATCTTTACTGCAGAGTGAAACGTATTTTATGCTATTTTATCATAGATTAAAGAAATGTAAATCGAAAAAGAGTATAAAACAGTAAATTATATGATTAAAATAAATAAAGAAATGTTATCAAAAAGCAATGAACCCATAAAAAATCCTTATTTTAGAAGAGAGGGAGAGAGAGGAACAGGGCCGCTAGGCCGGTCTTGACCTTGCCCTGGAAGGGAAGGTGGCGGCGGAGCCGACGGATGAGTTGCATTTCCGCGGACGAAGTCCGGTAGTATGGTTCTAATTTTCCTCAATTTCACTCTCTCTTTCCCCATTTCCATCCTCCCTGCTGACGAGAAACACTCCACATGTTAAAATAAAGGGTAAATGCATGATTGAAAGATACAGGAGACAAAGGAAGATGGAAGAAACTTTAACGGAACGTTTGAGACGGATGGCGGACAGGGTGATCTCGGAAAGACCCTCTGACCGCGTCCTGAATTTTACACTGGACGACCAGAAGTACTGGATCAAAAGAAAGCTGGGGAACGGAAGAAACCAGCTCGTGAAGTACTCTGTCGAAAAAGAATTTTATTATGAAATCGCCCGCATGACGATTGCCGGGAGAAATAATCCTGACCTCGTTCCGGAGATTGAAGTCCTGACACCGAATTACATGGTGACGAAGGACGGCGGTCCTACCGTGAAGAACTGGCTCGACTCGGACAAGTCCGAAGCAGAGAAGGAACTCATCCTGGAAGAGGCCGGCGCTGCGCTTGCCTCTCTCCACAAGAACGGCATCGTTCATGGCCGTCCGGCCCTCCGCGATATTACGTGGAACGACGGAGTCATCCATTTCCTTGACTGGGAAAACCGCATGTACTCCCAGGATCTTGCCACGCAGAAAGCACTCGATTTCCTTCTTCTTCTGCAGGGCATCTACCGCGAAAATTATCCTGAAGCCCGCGAAAGAGCAGCCGCTCTCGAAAGGGGCTACGTCAAAAACGGCGGCGAAGAAACGAGAGAGGAAGCGCGCCGTTTTCTGATGAAACATTCCATCGTCGGATCCCTGACACGCCAGCTCGCGCCCTTCAAGATGAAGGACATCGAATCCGTCAGAAAAATTTATGACCATCTTCTGACCTGACAGGCCTCCTGCTATTGCCCGCAGGGCCCGCGCCTTATATACTTAAAGATAGAAACAGATAACAATAACCGTCCCTTCCGGCACTTTCCCGGGAGGACAGGGGAGTGAACATAATGAACTTCTGGGAGCAGGAGCAGGAAAAACTCAAGCTTTGGTGGGAAGGTGTCTCGAAGCGCGAAATCGGGACGTACTTTTTTGGTACCATTTTTCTCCTGTTCCTCGTTTTCATTTACTATTTTGCCCTCGGAATCACCGGCCTTTTCGAATGGTACCGTTTCCAGAGGAGCATGGGGGAATGCTTCATTCTCCTTTTCCTGACACAATTTATGACAAGGAAGAGCCTTCTCCATCCGTTCTGGCGGATCGGCTACATTCCTTTCTTTTCATGGATACTCATATTTCCTTACGTACTCCTGCACGCGGTGAACGGACTGAAGGATGCCTCCTTCAACCACCTGAGCCCGTACTTCCTGACGGCGATCGCGATCCTGCTCCTGATCTTCTTCATCATGAACGTCATCTGCCGCGTCGTCATGGGGCGGAAACTGGCGGTCCTCATCTGCCTCATCGCCGTGTGTTTCTTTTCCTTCAGCGCCTTCATTTTTCTCACGCATTACGCATACATGGGAATCATGATGACGCCCAGGGAAATGTTCTTCGCGCTGTACAGTCCGGGCAAGTGGTTCTCCCACGTCGTCCTGACGCACATCGGAGGATTGAATCTCATCCTGATGAACCTCGGGATCCTGGCTTTCGTCATCCTCTATGCCCGCTGGATTTACCAGAGCGCGTACGAGCTGGACAAGAAATGGATCAGGAAGGACACCGCGTCCTATTCCGCCATTCACAGGACACTCCAGTTTCTCGTATTCTTCGGCTGCGCATGGCTCCTCATCCGCTGGGTGAGTGAATGCTTCCCGCTCCACGACTACGAACAGGCAAGGCAGTACCAGGAGTATTTCGATATCATCAGGAATACGCCGCTCTAAGGCAGCGCATCCCGTTAGGGGTTATCGGAGGTGATGCCTTTTGTATAAGAAATCAGATAAAGCAGAGCTGACCGTCAGGGATAAGATGCAACTTATCCTCGACATCGGACAGCTTATGATGGAAAACGGGGCCAGCAGCAAGCGTGTCGTCAGAGACATGCTCCGCGCCGCCGCTTACCTTGGCATTTACTGGGAAAACGTCCAGATCCACATCACATACAGCACCATCATGATCAATGTGGACGACGGCGTCACGTCGGAAACCATGTTCCGCAAATGCTACAAGCACGGCGTCAACATGATGACGACGCTTCTTGCCAACCAGCTCAGCTGGGACGCACTGAAGAGCAATGAATCCTATCTCATCTACCGGAATCAGATGATGACCATCCAGCAGATGGCAAGGAAGAGGCTCTATCCCCAGTGGCTGACACTCTTCTGCATCGGCATGGCATCCAGCGCCTTCTGCCTCCTCTTTGGCGGACACTGGTACGAAGCCCTCTATACCTTCATCGCCGCCGTCGTGGGCGCCTACGTCAAGACACTCTGCGAACGATTCGGCGTCAATATTTACATCGGCATCGCTGCCAGCGCTTTCTTTGCGACCGCGACAGCCTACCTCACACTCTACATACCAGGGCCGCCCTGCTCGTGGCTGCCCGTCGTCGCCTGTGCGCTGACACTCATACCAGGCGTCCCGCTGATCAACTGCGTCGACGACTTCCTGTCGAACTACCTGAACTCAGGCATGACGCGATTCACGCAGACCATCCTGGTCATGACTGCCATGACATTCGGCCTCTCCGCCGTCGCCGTCATGACAAGCGTCCCGAACTTCACCGGCGTCCGCATCGCGCCTGAAAGCCTCTATATCGCGCAGGCCCTCGCCGCCGCCATGGCAGCCGCCGGCTTCTGCGTCATGTTCAACATCCCGAAACGATACATACCGCTCGCATGCTTAGGTGCCATCATTACCGTCGACATGAGAAACATCCTCATGATCGACTTCGGAACAGGCATGGCCACCGCCTCCTTCATCGGAGCCGCCACACTGTCCCTCTTCCTCTTGATTGTCGCACGCAACCTGCATGCCCCGGTATTCGTCCTGACCACACCGGCCATCATCCCATTGATCCCCGGCGTCCTCCTCTACCGCTTCCTCTTCGCCGTCATCCGTATCCATACACTGACCACGGATGAATTCATGTTCGCCATGCAAAACGGCGTCGAAGCCGCCCTCGTCATCCTGGGCATAGCCTTAGGAGCCACACTCCCCGACGTCATAGCCCACCAGTTCATCGACCGCTCCAAGAGAGAACGCTTGAGAAAAATCCTCGAAGAAAGAGATGGACAGGAAGCCGTCATCGAAGACGCCGCCAACCTCGACCACGCAAGCGAGAGAAGATAAAAATTAGTGAAATAAAAAAACTGTGAAATCAGGATTCCTGATTTCACAGTTTTTATTATGATTCTATTTTTCGTTCACCATGCAGCGTGCGGACATTGTCCTTCGTCCTGTCATAGGCTGGATTTCCAAGCGTGAGATTCGGCTCATTAATCGGAAGACTTTGGATACCCATGATTTCCGTCATGAAATTATAAACAAGATCATTGGTCCAGTAATCATTTTCCTGACCCTTCAGCGTTTCAAATAAGGCAGGATTGGCAGACCGGTAAGAATCAGAGAAATGAACAACAAATGGGATGCGGCTCATCTGATTCGTGAACTTTGTACTTTCATGGCCTTTTCCAAGATCAGGTTCCTCACCATGGTCAGAAAAATACACAAGCCCTTGGAAATGAGGATTGTCCTTGACCAGATCATAAATCCTGCTCAGAACAAAGTCCGTATAAAGGACCGCATTGTCATACTCATCTCGCTTCGTACCGGCCTCGTCAAATTTCTGATATACAGCAGGATAACGGTCTGCATAGGTCGTATGCTCTCCCATTAAATGAAAGACAACTAACGCATTGTCCACATTTTTAAGATCAGGTGTCTTTATTGGCAATTCCTCATCAAGATAAGCTGTCTTTATGTTCGTGCCGACTTCACCATTCAGCCATACCTGATGCTTGGCCGTGGAAGCAATTTCTGCAACCGGCGTATCCCATGCACCATAACGTTCCTGGTTGCTGATCCAGTAAGTATCGAATCCGGCTGCATTGGCGATTTCAATCAGCGAATACGCTTTAGCCAGCGGCACCTGATTGTACTGATTCTTTTCACTCAAAGCATATGTCAGTACAGGAACCGTATGAGTATGGTTCGAATACGGATTTTTGAAAAGGAGAGTTCCCGGCTCCTTGGCAAACTGAGTCAGCCAGGGCGTCGTTTCACGCTGGTAACCGTAAGCAGACATATGGTTCCTCGTTTCGGATTCCCCGATGACAAGGACATAAATGCCTTTATGACTGGGCAGGACAGGGAGAGTACCTAACGCATTGAGCCGCTGAATACGCTTTTCCTTATTTTGCGCAAACATCGTATAACTCTTAACCGAATCACGGACAGAAAGGACGATATGAGCCGGTTCATATTCTTTGGCTGCATAGGTTGTTTTTAAACCAAGCGCAAGCAGGACAATCATCGGAAGAATACCAAGCCATCCGTGCGGCGTCGAGGCAAAAGAAGGACGGTCCGTCACGCATACTGTGTATGCTGCTTTGAAAATCAGGACGGAAATAAGAAGGAAAGCGGCAACGGCTAATCCTATGTAGAAAGGATTCTGGCTCATCAGATAAGCAATGGCCTCATCCTTATTTGTCTGGTAAATCGTCATGACGATATCCGGACGCAGGTAGTGCTGACTTAATGCAAAATAACCCCAGAGAACCAAGTTCGGCACTGCAAGAATTGCCAGGCTGATAAAAAGCCACGCACTGGATATGATACGGCCAGCCTTTATCTTTCCCGTAAGGGCAGCGGCATTCTCTATGCAAAGCCATACAAGGAGAATCGATCCCCAGATCGTACTCGCCAGAGAAATGTTCCCAAGGAATTCTCCTCCGCCTACCGCAACATGATCGATCAGCTTGATGATAAGTCCGGCAGACAGGAACAGCATCATGCCTGCGTAAATGGCAAGGAATCTTTTCCTGTAATTCCAAAAATGCCCGGCAAGAGCGAAAATGACACCTCCGGATAAAATCCCTTTTAGTCCATGGAGATAAAGCCCTTCCTTTAAAAGAGAAACAAGACAGATGTTGATACACGCGTAAAGCGCCACAAATAAAGCGGCCTTCCCAAAATCCGCTTTTCTGCGACTAATAAATTGAACCATTATGCATACTCCCTGTGCATATAATTTTATGCAGTATATGTATACCTTCCCAATTGCATACATACACTGTATATAAATAGTACAATTATACAATATTTGTACAGTACTGGATATCGTAGCACTACGTTTGGTTATTGTCAATTTGCCAATAACGCAAAAGATACGGGGCAATATAAGTAGATGTATTCATATTGAAATAAATGTAGCATTTCTATTATATGAAAGTACTGTGACAATCCAGTGTCCGGCTCAATTTGAAGTGGAGTTTTTTGTATAGATTTATATGCAAAAATTGATATTAAAGAAAAAACGCCAGCGAAAGCTGGCGGGGAGAATTTTGCTGCGTTTATTTCTTTGCTCTTTCTTTTTTAGCTTCTTTACGGAGTGCATGATGCTGAGATTTCTGGCGGAACCTTTCAAATGTATTTTTCCAACGATCCAGTTTCTGATGGAAACGTAAAGAGCGGAGAGCAGCGGAAGAGCCCGGAGCAAAAACGGCTTCATCCCAAATGTCTGGATGCTCTGTAAGAAAAGCACAGATGGTAATCGGTTTCTTTAGTCGATTCAGCTCTTCTTGGATTTGCCCGATGCTTGATGGACTTCCGTTCATTTCCCAGGATACATCATCATCCGAGCCATAAGTCCATGCAGAAATCTTGGGCTTTTCACCAGGCCAAACGGTCCAGTCATAAGCAAAGTTTCCATCGGCAAGAATATGGATCATTGAAGCAGTATCTTCTTCTTCATAGAGTTCAAGTTCTGTGAGACCAGGAGTGGATCCTTCTGCTTCATTGATGGTAAATTCCACCCAGTCTACAGATTTCTGCACTTCGATGGAAAAGTCATTAGGGAGGCCGTTCTTTCGGAATGGTCCTGTGCGGAATTCATATCCTGTACTGAACCGAAGCGTACCGTCAAGGATGCGGCTTTCCGTATCAATGTTCCCATAGAGAACCGCTTCGCGGATGGTCACCGGATGGGTAAATGTAAGGCGGCAGGTTTTTACTTTGTCATCTTCGGGAGGTGCCCAGAGGCAGTCATCCATCGGCATGGCGGGCTTTGCCATGTCTGAACTGCCCAGAAGGAGAAAGTCATTCAGATACTTGATATTTCCAGAGGATGCTGAAACAGCAGCCTGCATGGAGAGATTATCCGTGCGGCGTTTCCAGAAGACCTGATCACCATTGGCGATCTTAGCGGCATATCGGTAGCCTTTTTGTGATACGTGACAGCAAAAAGCCTTATGAATGAGGTTATCAGAAAGAAGAGGCCTTCTGCATTCCTCGGGAACAGGAAGCCTGATTCTCTCATCCCATGCATAGGCAGGATTTGACGTTTCCCAGGAAGGTTCGGGAAGATTATCCCGTGCGAAAACGGTGGACAGCATGTGAGGCGCATAGAAATCCGGTACGGATTCAAAAGCGGTCTTATAAGCAAATCCTTTGAAAATGACAGGGAAATATTCATTTCCCGGGCGCTGAAGGATCCGTCCCATAGCTGTCTCGAAGGCAGCCGAACAGGCACGATGATCCGGATGGACGTCATAATCAATGCAGAGAATGGCATCCGGCTTATGAGCAAGGACGACATCTTCCATATCCTGAATCATGCCTTCCCGCGTGAAAGGACGGTGGAATCCATGTGCTGCCATACAGAAATCAGGAGCAGCTTTTGTCCCGTACGTTTCATGGCGGCCGCGAACGGTAATTGGTTCATTTAGACCGTATATGTAAGGGTCAGATTCCCCATAACGCCCTCCATCCGGATAGCCAAGGAATATGACATCATCCTCCTTGACGCCTAATGTTTTCAGTGCCTTTACAGCTTCTCTCCTCCGGATATCTGGCGTATATAAATCATCGCCCCATGTGGAGAAAACGCAGATAACGTGAACCCCTTCCAGAATGGCGCCGTGAATCGTTGATCCGGCAACGTTGATTTCATCATCCTCATGAGGGATGACGACCATCAATGTCTTTCCTCTGAAGATGGATGTATATGAAAATGAACTGTCAGCCATATGAACCTCCTGATGAAGGAAAGATATAATCTTCCCATGGTGATTTAATTATAGCAAAGGCGGGGATAAATGAAACAAAAAAACGAACGAACCCGGAAAGGCTCGTCCGTTTTTTATTTCACTTTATATCGTGCAGGGATGGATCATTTGCTACAATCCATTTTCCATTTACTGCCAAAGCCTGATCTGCGTTTAAAGAATAAAGAGGGGAGGTGAGATCATACGTGGGAGAATAGTCATTATTTGGTGCTTGGATAAGACCACACATGGTATCAAAGAGAAGATCATTGGTAAAAATCTTTTCTCTGTTATTACGAAGTGCTTTGGCCGTATTCGGAAAAGCAGTTTCATACTCAGGGGATAAATAGAAAAATAAAGGAATGTGCAGCATAGACCATGTGACGTGCCCTTCACCGTGACCATATTTCATATCTTCTCCATGATCGGAAAGATAAGCCATGGCTGTCATATGAAGATTTTCTTTCGAGTAGTTGAAGATATTTTTGAGAACATAATCTGTATAATCTACAGTTGTTGCATAATCATTCTCCGTTTCATCAGCGCCGGGAAGAGACAGATAGGGCCAGTCGTCAGGAATGCGGCTGTCGTATTTAGCATGGCTGCCCATGAGATGAAGGACTATAAAATGATTGCCGTTTCTCGGTACTTTTTTAAGGAGAGAAATGAGATCAATATCA is a genomic window of Veillonellaceae bacterium containing:
- the thiW gene encoding energy coupling factor transporter S component ThiW, with product MDRQDSLRKWIFSALLVAAGVLLSPLFSFPLGVTRAFPLQHMINIFLAVLCGTRFSTSAAFGTALIRNILGTGSLLAFPGSMIGAFLSGYLYSKTQKLWCAVLGEFVGTSIIGGLVSYPVAALLMGSSKGALFYVSLFSISCGAGCVIAFCVLKSARLIQTELLKNR
- the brnQ gene encoding branched-chain amino acid transport system II carrier protein is translated as MEKSKNSFIAIGLMLFALFFGAGNLIFPVFMGQNSGVETIPATIGFLITGVGLPILGIAAIGYSGDDLQKLASRICTPYAIFFTVALYLTIGPAFAIPRTATTSFEIAFAPLFSEENRQMALYGFAFVFFAVSWWLSVTPSKLVDRIGKVITPVLLAFLALLFICAAIAPIGPWQAASKDYIDPMKALSQGFLDGYGTMDALAAFVFGIIVVNSVRQYGATTNEEIAFMTLRSGLIAGLCLSIIYVFLCFIGASSVSELGHLENGAEVLVGVALHYFGSYGSLVMGIIVLLACLTTSVGLITACAEYFGRLIPVLSYKIWVTVFAVASFCVALFGLTTIIHAAIPVLMFLYPLTISLMILTFTDKLFHGHRAVYACVTLFTLIPSLYDGIHTAGLQITTLDNVMSNLPFAHYGLAWVTFCAAGYIVGLIIAHMAPSKGKTA
- the brnQ gene encoding branched-chain amino acid transport system II carrier protein; protein product: MKKSSQESSREFISIGLMLFALFFGAGNLIFPVFLGQNAGWNTPWATIGFLITGVGLPFAAVLAICYSGAGLRELASRVHPVYGVLFSSLLYLTIGPFFAIPRTATVSFEIAAAPFLTDAQKTIGLYVFVFIFFLLSWWLAVTPSKLVPRIGKVITPMLLLFLFILIGSSILFPMGPWMEPSAAYSAPVKAFTNALVEGYNTMDCLAGLVFGVIVVESIRFFGVKTNEEVARSAMKSGLISTFFMFVIYASLVVLGADSVSVLGHMETGAPVLSGASAYYFGTSGAVLLGLIVILACLTTSIGLIASCAAYFHQLFPMLHRQTWAALFAGFSFLIALFGLSAIIKGAIPVLLFLYPLAVSLIILTFLDKRFGGSQKVYALATAFTFVPALYDGLKMLKLTTPAMDQFMHSLPLAEYDMAWTLFFITGFVLGFIWHKAADKAPATAESH
- a CDS encoding threonine/serine exporter family protein, which codes for MYKKSDKAELTVRDKMQLILDIGQLMMENGASSKRVVRDMLRAAAYLGIYWENVQIHITYSTIMINVDDGVTSETMFRKCYKHGVNMMTTLLANQLSWDALKSNESYLIYRNQMMTIQQMARKRLYPQWLTLFCIGMASSAFCLLFGGHWYEALYTFIAAVVGAYVKTLCERFGVNIYIGIAASAFFATATAYLTLYIPGPPCSWLPVVACALTLIPGVPLINCVDDFLSNYLNSGMTRFTQTILVMTAMTFGLSAVAVMTSVPNFTGVRIAPESLYIAQALAAAMAAAGFCVMFNIPKRYIPLACLGAIITVDMRNILMIDFGTGMATASFIGAATLSLFLLIVARNLHAPVFVLTTPAIIPLIPGVLLYRFLFAVIRIHTLTTDEFMFAMQNGVEAALVILGIALGATLPDVIAHQFIDRSKRERLRKILEERDGQEAVIEDAANLDHASERR
- a CDS encoding phosphoethanolamine transferase, with protein sequence MALYACINICLVSLLKEGLYLHGLKGILSGGVIFALAGHFWNYRKRFLAIYAGMMLFLSAGLIIKLIDHVAVGGGEFLGNISLASTIWGSILLVWLCIENAAALTGKIKAGRIISSAWLFISLAILAVPNLVLWGYFALSQHYLRPDIVMTIYQTNKDEAIAYLMSQNPFYIGLAVAAFLLISVLIFKAAYTVCVTDRPSFASTPHGWLGILPMIVLLALGLKTTYAAKEYEPAHIVLSVRDSVKSYTMFAQNKEKRIQRLNALGTLPVLPSHKGIYVLVIGESETRNHMSAYGYQRETTPWLTQFAKEPGTLLFKNPYSNHTHTVPVLTYALSEKNQYNQVPLAKAYSLIEIANAAGFDTYWISNQERYGAWDTPVAEIASTAKHQVWLNGEVGTNIKTAYLDEELPIKTPDLKNVDNALVVFHLMGEHTTYADRYPAVYQKFDEAGTKRDEYDNAVLYTDFVLSRIYDLVKDNPHFQGLVYFSDHGEEPDLGKGHESTKFTNQMSRIPFVVHFSDSYRSANPALFETLKGQENDYWTNDLVYNFMTEIMGIQSLPINEPNLTLGNPAYDRTKDNVRTLHGERKIES